GTGTACCGTGGGAATACGGTGCGCGTTCGGCATAAAGCAGACCTTCCTTTCCGGCCCAAGGGCGCTGGTTTTGCCCTGCGCGGGCGGGTGTGCCGCGCAAAGAACGATTCATTCTAGCACAAAAGGCCGCCCTGCGCAAGGCCGGAGGGGAAATGGCCCTTTTATGGACTTTGAAAGCAAATGCAAGTATAGAAAATCATTTGAAGGAATGGGCATGAAGAAAAAGTATCATTCTAAAAATATTTAAAATAAAAGCCTTTGAGTTCTGATACTCAAAGGCTTTTATTTTAGAGAAGAAATGACACTTTCAAAGATATCCACTGCTTGTTTTCTTTTGGTAACATCAAGGGCTTGTAGTTTTCGAATAATATCATTGCTCTTGGCTTCGTAACCTACAATCAAGCTATCTTGAAGAACGTCATCAGCCGATGCAGTTAAAGTATTGAGTATCAGAATGAACGTTTCCAACTTCGGTACTTTATCACCACGTTCAATATCGGCCAGATACCGTGTGCTGATGCCAATTTGTTCTGCACAATCTTTAAGGCTCCAACCACACTTGGCTCTATATGACCTTAGTTTCTTACCAAGGCTTTTGGCATCCATAAAGATCACCGCCTATCCAGGGATATTTTCTACTTATAGCATACAGTTTATTCGAATCCTACAAAATGATCTATTAATAGAAAAGTCCCTTAATAGGGGTTGAACTCGACAAAAATATGTGCTAACATAGGAACGGGAAATTGGGAGTTCCAATAATTAAAGAGGGCGGGAGAGAGAAACATGGTCAAATCAACCGGCATCATCAGAAAAGTGGACGAGTTGGGGCGTGTAGTACTTCCGATTGGGACAAGGCGAGCTTTTGATATAGACGAAAAAGACAGCCTTGAAATCCTGGTCGACAGGGATAACGGGCACATTATCTTGAAGAAAGCGACTAAGATGTGCCTGAAATGCGGAGCAACAGAGGATTTGAAAGAACTTAAGCCAGGCTGCTATCTTTGCGATGCCTGCATTAAAGAATTAAAACAGGACAATCGGCAATAAGAAAGAGAGCGCAACTTAAATCAGCTGCGCTCTCTTTTTGTGCGTTTCGACAAAGGGTTTGGGGAATAGGACGAAAACAACAACAATCTAAAAAGGATGGAATAAGGCCCGCTTCAAGAATCCCCGCCCAGGGGGCCTGGGATCAGGCGAGGGCTTTTGTTTTTTCGGCCAGCCAGGCGCGCTCGGGCGCGGTGAGGCGGGGGGCCAGGGTATCGTATACGGTTTGATGGAAGGCGTTCAGCCAGGCCTTTTCGCTCTCGTCCAGCAGTTCGGCGCGCACGGGGGCGAGATCGATGGGGCAATAGGTCACCGCCTCAAAGCCGAGGAACTGGCCGTACTGGTTCTTTTCGCGCTCCACGCAGACCAGCTCGTTCTCGATGCGGATGCCCACCTCGCCCTCTTCGTAAATGCCGGGCTCGTCGGTGACCAGCATGCCGGGCTTGAACACAACATTGTTGGTGATGCGCAGATTGTGGGGCCCCTCGTGCACGCCGCCGAAAAAGCCCACCCCGTGGCCGGTGCCGCACCGGTAGTCGATGCCATGGGCCCACACTGGGGCGCGGGCGATGATATCCAGGTTGCCGCCCGTGCAGCCCGCCAGGAACTGGAGCTTTGCCATATCGATGTGGCTTTTTAAGACGTAGGTGTAATAGGTGCGCTCGTTTTCAGTGAGCTCGCCCAGGGCGTAGGTGCGGGTGATGTCGGTGGTGCCGTCCAGGTACTGGCCGCCGCAGTCCACCAGCAAAAAGCCCTTGGGCTGGAGGGCGGAGCAGCTGCCCGGGGTGGCGTGGTAGTGCATCATGGCGGCGTTGGCACCATAGGCGGCAATGGTGTCGAAGCTGGCGCCCTGGTTCAGCTCCTGGGCGGCCCGCAGCTTCAAAAGGATCTGCTCCACGTCCACCTCGGTCACGGTGCGACCGGCGGCCAGCTCGGCCTCCAGCCAGATGGCAAAGCGGACCATGGCCACGCCGTCCTTGGCGTGGGCGGCCTTGAGATTTTCGATCTCGGTGGGGTTCTTGACGGCTTTGAGCGCCTGGACGGGGTCGCAGCCCTCCGCCAGGGTGAAGCAGGGGTTGGACTGCAGGGCGGTGTAGATGGCCCAGTTGGTGCCCGCGGTGTCGACCAGGACGGTGTGGTCGTGGTGGTAACCGGTCAGGGTGCCCAGCAGCTTTTCATAATCCATCACGCGGACCCCCTGGGCGCCCAGGGCGGCCGCGGCCTCGGCGGGCAGGCGGCCGGCGTCCATGAAGAGCATGGCGTCGTCCGGCGTGACAAAGCAGAAGGCCAGGGCGAAGGGGGTACAGTCGATGTCTGAAGCGCGGAGGTTGAGCAGCCAGGCCACGCTGTCGAGCCGGGTGACCACCATGGCGCCGGCCTTTTGTTCGGCCAGCGCGGCGCGCAGGCGGGCCAGCTTTTCGCCGGCGGAGAGGCCCGCATATTTTACGTCCAGCAAAAAGGCCGGGGTGGCGGGCACGGGGGGGCGGCCCTCCCAGTTGCCCTCTACCAGATCGACGCTTTTGATGACCGCGCCCTTTTCGGCCAGCGCTTTTTGCAGGCTCTGCACGGTGGCGGTGGGGGTGACCATGCCGTCCAGCGCGAGCACCTGCCCCTCGCTGAGGGCCGCGGCCAGGTATTCCTCCACAGTGGGCACGCCCTCCACGCCGATGCGCTGGAGCTGCACCTCGCTGCCGGCCAGCTGCCGCCCGGCCTGGATGAAGTAGCGCCCGTCGGCCCAGAGGGCGCTGGCGCTCTCGGTCACCACCAGGGTGCCCACGCTGCCGGTAAAACCGGAAAAGTAGCTGCGGGCGGCCCAGTGGTCGGGCAGGTACTCGCTGGCATGGGGATCGGAGGAGGGGATCAGGCACGCATTTGCCCCGGCGGCCTGCATGGCCTGCCGCAGCAGGGCAATTTTTTCGTTGGTGGTCTTCATGCTAAAAACCTCTTTTCGTTTGCTTGTTGGGCGACAGGAACACGCAGGGGCCCCGCCCGCCCGGTCACTGCTACCATTCTAGCACCCGGCGGCAGATTTTGAAAGGCTTTTTTCGCGCCCGTTCCCCTGCGGGGGTGTTGACAAATTGGGTATAATAGTAAGTAGAAGAAACAAAGGGGCGGCCGGGTGGATGCACCGGGCCGCCGCTTGCGTAAAAAGGAGCGGGAGCGACATGACGAAAATTGATATTTTTTCCGGTTTTTTGGGCGCTGGAAAGACGACCCTGATCAAAAAGTTGATCGCGGAAGCCTATGCGGGCGAAAAGCTGGTGCTGATTGAAAACGAGTTCGGCGAGATCGGCATCGACGGCGGCTTTTTAAAGGAAGCCGGCATCGAGATCACCGAGATGAATTCGGGCTGCATCTGCTGCAGCCTGGTGGGCGACTTCCGGGAGGCGCTGAAAAAGGTGATCGACCAGTATACGCCGGACCGCATTCTGATTGAGCCCTCGGGCGTGGGCAAGCTGAGCGACGTGACCAGGGCGGTGGCCTCCGTGGCGGAGGAGCGGGAGGTAAAGCTGAACTGCTTTGCCACCGTGGCGGATGTGAACAAGGTCAAGCTGTATATGAAAAACTTCGGCGAGTTTTACAACGACCAGATCAGCCACGCCAACGCCGTTATCCTGAGCCGCACCGGGGCTGCCAGCGAGGAAAAGGTGGCGGCCGCCGTGGCGCTGATCCGCGAAAAGAACCCGGAGGCCACGGTTGTGACCACCGACTGGGCGGCGCTTTCGGGCGGGCAGATCCTGGCTGCGATGGAGCAAAAGCAGGACTTTGTGGCCCAGCTGCTGGCCGAGACCGAGGCGGAGCAGCACGGGCATCACCACGAGCATGGGGAGGAGTGCTGCCACGAGGGACACCACCACCATGAGCACGGGGAGGAGTGCTGCCACGAGGGACACCACCACCATGAGCACGGGGAGGGGTGCTGCCACGAGGGGCACCATCACCATGAGCACGGAGAGGAGTGCTGCCACGAGGGGCATCACCACCACGAGCATGGGGAAGAGTGTTGCCATGAAGGGCATCACCACCACGAGCATGGGGAAGAGTGCTGCCATGAAGGGCATCATCACGACCACCACGCCGACGAAGTGTTCACCAGCTTTGGCCGCGAAACAGCGCGCCAATTCACCGAAGCCGAGGTGCGCGGCGCCCTGGCAGCGCTGGACACTGGGAAGTACGGCACGGTGCTGCGGGCCAAAGGCATGCTGCCCGGCGAAGGCGGCTGGATCTATTTCGACTATGTGCCCGGAGAGGCGGATGTGCGCGCCGGCAGCCCCGACGTGACCGGCCGGCTGTGTGTGATCGGCGCCAAGCTGGACGAAGAGGCCCTGGCCGGGCTGTTTCAGCTGGCCTGAGATAGAGGGAAAGTACAATGGCGGAAAAAGAGATACCGGTATACCTGTTTTTGGGCTTTTTGGAGAGCGGTAAGACCAGCTTTATCCAGGAAACCATGAACGACCCCGCGTTCGATTCCGGCGACAAAACGCTGCTGCTGGTGTGCGAGGAGGGGGAGGTGGAGTACGAACCGGACAAATTCGCCTTCGGCGGCACCACGGTGGAGGTGCTGGAGGACAAGGCGGAGCTGAACCCGGAACACCTGGCCGCGCTGGAAAGGGCGAGCGGCGCCGGGCGGGTGATTGTGGAATACAACGGCATGTGGCCGGTGCAGGACCTGGCGGAGGCGCTGCCGGGGAACTGGGTCGTTTACCAGGCGATCTGCACGGCGGACGGCACCACCTTCCGCACCTATTTTGACAACATGCGCCAGCTGATGCTGGACAAGTTCGCCGCCGCGGAGCTGCTGGTGGTGAACCGGGCCGAGGCGGTGAGCGCCAGCCCCGACCGGGAGTTTATCCACAAGGCGGTGCGGCAGGCCACCCGCCGCTGCGACATCGCGTATGAATCCGCCGACGGCAGCGTGGAGTACGACGAGCTGCCGGACGAGCTGCCCTTTGACATCAACGCCGACGTGATCGACATTGCCGACGAGGATTTTGGCATTTGGTATATGGACGCCAGCGAGGACCCGGAGAAGTACGCGGGCAAGACGGTGCGGTTTACCGCGCAGGTGTGCCAGACCCCGCGGGTGGGGCAGGGCCAGTTCGTGCCGGGGCGCTTTGCCATGACCTGCTGTGTGCAGGATATACAGTTCGTGGGCTTTCCCTGCAAGTACGACGGGGTGAAAACGCTTGCCCAGCGCAGCTGGATCAAACTCACGGCCAGGGTGCGGGTGCAGTTCCACCCGCTGTTTGGGGGCAAGGGCCCGGTGCTGACCGCGCTGGAGCTGGAAGCGGCGCAGCCTTTAAAGAATGACGTGGTGACCTTTAGCTGAAAATGAGCCTCCAAACGTTTGAAAATGTTTGGAGGCTCTCTTTTTGTGCATATTTACCACTTTTTGGGGAGAAATATACTATATAACTGGTCTGCTAGTGTCATAGTAAAGAATCAAAAAGTGAATGGTATGTGGCAAAGTTACAAAAATCTGCGAAAGAAAGAATTATTTGTCGTAAAAACAAAGTATTTATGCTATATTCTAGAGTATAGTGTAAAATGCAGAAAAGTGCCCGGAGGGCAAGTGGAAAGGACGGATAGAGAGGTGGAGACCAATAAATTGTTCGAGGCCGAGTGGAACCTGATGGACATTGTGTGGGAGAACGCGCCGGTCACCGCGAGCAGGGTATCGGCCATTGCCGGCCAGCGGTTTGGCTGGGCGAAAAATACCACCTACACCGTGCTCAAGCGGCTCATTGCAAAGGGCGTGATCCAGCGCGGGGGAAATGATTTTACCGTGACGCCGCTGGTGAGCCGGCAGCAGATACGGCGCGGCGAAGCCTGCGCCCTGCTGGAAAAGCGCTTCCAGGGGGACGCCGCCGGCCTGTTGGAGACCCTGCTGGAAGCGGGCAGCGTGCCACCCGAGCAGCTGCCCCGGCTGCGCAAGCTGCTGGATCAGAAGCAGGGCTGAAGGCCGCCCCGGCAGGGCGGGAATGGATAAAAGGCAGATCCGGGGATAAGAGCGGGCCTGTGCCGGGAGCGGCGCGGGCCTGTTTGCCGTTTTTGGGGCTGTGCGCCGCATTGCGCCAAAAGCCCCGCTGTGTTATACTTATAATAACTACCGACATTGAGAGGAGAATGGAAAAATGGGATTCTTCCGGCGTTTTTTATCCGTTGGCCTGGGGATTGCCGCGGGCGCTTTTGCTTATAAGCTGCTGAAGGATTACAACGACGACGGCCACATCGACGGCGAATATGTGGAGCTGCCGCAGGAACCGGACAAGGGCGGCGAGCAGGCGGCGCCTTTGGCACAGCCGGAGGCGGGCCCGAACCCGAACCCTGTGGAGCTGGGCGCGGCGGAAAAGCCGCTGGCCGAGGACGGCCGCCTGGACCCCACCCGCATCGCGTCCGCCGAGGATTTTGGCGATTGGGATGATCTGGGCTGCCAGGGCTGAAAATGCGTGAAAGGGGGCAAAGCCTATGGAGGGAGCGATCCCCAGAGTACCGGCAAAGCACATTTTGTCCCCCTATCAGAAGAACGGGTGGTTTGGTTCCGGCTACACGATGAACCTGTACCGGGGCTGCTGCCACGGCTGCATTTACTGCGACAGCCGCAGCGCCTGCTACGGTGTGCAGGACTTTGACACGGTGCACGCCAAGGAGAATGCCTTGGCCCTTTTGGAAGCCGATCTGCGCTCGGCCCGCAGGCACGGCGTGGTGCTGACCGGCTCCATGGGCGACCCCTATAATCCGTTTGAACCCGCCGAGCGGCTGACCCACGGCGCGCTGAACCTGTTCTGCCGCTATGGGTTCGGCGCAGTGGTGCTGACCAAAAGCGACCTGGTTTTAAACGATCTGGGTTTGCTTTTGCGCCTGGGGGAGCGGGAACCGGTGGCGGTGATGTTCAGTATTACCGCCCTGGACGACGAACTCTGCCGCCAGGTGGAGCCGCACGCGCCCCCCACCTCGGCCCGGCTGGCCGCCCTGCGCGAGCTGTGCGCGGCCGGGGTGCTGTGCGGCGTGGTGCTGACGCCGATCCTGCCCTTTTTGGAGGACACCCCCGGGAATGTGACCGGCATCGTGCGCGCCGCGGCCCGCGCGGGCGCGGCGTACTGCTATGTGGGCGGCCCGGGCGATTTTGGGGTGACCCAGCGGACCGGCCAGCGGGAGTATTTTCACGCGGAGCTTGCGCGGCGCTTTCCCGGGATGGAAACACGGTACAAAAGGGCCTTTGGATCCAAATATTTTTGCGCCAGCCCGCGCGCGCTGGAATTGCAGGCCGCGTTTGAGGCGGCCTGCCGGGAAGAGGGGCTGGAGTGGCGGCTGCCCCGGATCGAAGGGCTTATCAAGGGCGCCGAGCCCAGCCAGATGACGTTTTTATAACGAACTGTGATGTGAGAAGCCGACAGATGGAATTTCAAAAAGACGATTTGACCGAAGCAAAAAGGCAGATTGACTCAACCCTGCACAAGTTGAGAGAAACGGTTAAAACTTTGGAAGCAAAGGAAAATGCAGGGAGATATAAGCCGCAGATTACATTGGCAAAAAGGCGGATCAGGGCGTTTGAAATTGCAAATTGCCTGATCGAAAAGGAACTGACCGATCAGGACACACGTTCCGGTTTGCCGGGCTGACGGCGTTTTGCCTTGGAAGGATAAGGCGTGCGGGGCCACCCGCATGCAATAAGGGAAAGGCCCGGCGCTCTTTCGAGCGCCGGGCCTTTCCCGCACACAAAACCCTTAGGGGAACGCAAAATAAGATTCAGGCCGCCCGCAGACCGCGGCCTTTTTGGGGGCGGGCGACGCGCAGCCGGGGCGCCCGGCCCGGACGGGGCGCAGGGCGGCTGCCGGCACGGCGCAGCACGGCAATGGCAAGCCCCAGCCCCGCCAAAGCCAGAGCGGCGGCAGGCAGGGCAAGACTGCCCTCGATGGCGGCGCCCGCCACCATGAGCATGCCCAAAGCCGCCAGGATGCAACCCATATCACACACGAATTTTTTCATGATGCCGCCCCTCACTGTAGGTTTGTACCGCATGGATGCGGTGTGGTTTCTGAATCTATCTTACAACAACTATTAGTTGTTGTCAAGCGAAAATTAACAACTTTTTTTATTAATGCGCCTTTACATAAACACTTTGCGGTTGTATAATAACAATAGAGATGAAAGGAGTGGATCGCCTATGTTTCAGGAGCGCTTAAAAGAACTGCGCAAGGAAAAGGGCTACAGCCAAAAGGTGCTTGCCGCAAGGCTGGGGGTAAGCCAGCAGGCTGTGGGAAAATGGGAGACCGGGCGCTCCTCGCCGGATCCGGCCACGCTGGCGCGGCTGGCCGCGCTGCTGGAAAGCTCGGTCGATTCGCTGCTGGGCATTGGCGCGGTGGAACAGCCCAGTGCGGTGCAGCGCTTTTTTGGCGGCTACGAGGAGAGCCCCATCCCGGTGGTGGGCACCGTGCGGGCCGGCTACGGCGCGCTGGCCTTTGAAGAGGACTACGGGGTGGAATACGCGCGGGTAAAGGACCCCTCGAACTACTTTTACCTGGTGGTAAAGGGCGACAGCATGGAGCCCCGCATTCAGGACGGCGACCTGGCTTTGGTGCACCGGCAGCCCACCCTGGAGAACGGGGATCTGGGTGTGATGGTGTTCGGAGAGGGCGAGGGAACGCTGAAAAAATTTATCCAGCGGGGCAACGCGGTGATCCTGCAGCCCTTCAACCCCCGCTATGAGGCAAAGGTGATCCGGGGGGAAGAGCTGGACCAGCTGTTCATTGCCGGCAAGGTGGTTGAAACGAAAGCGAAGTGGTGAGAGGGGCCGGCCCTTGGCCACAATGCCATCTTACCATAGGATGAATCCCATAAACCGTACTTCAAAAGGAAAGAAGCGTGTTTTTTGATGCCCCTTACCCGGCTGTATCTGATCCGCCACGGCCAAACCGACTGGAACGTGCGCGCGGCGCTGCAGGGCCGCACCGACATTGCACTGAACGACACCGGCCGGGCACAGGCCCGGGAGGCCCGCGCTTTATTGCAGGGCGTGCGCTTTGACGCGGTATACTCCAGCCCTTTGAGCCGGGCGGTGGAAACGGCGGCGCTGGTGAGCGGCTGGGAACGGGGCGCAATCCAAACGGACGAGCGGCTGACCGAGATTGCGTTCGGCCCCTGGGAGGGGCGCGAGAGCCGAGGGCTCGGCCCGGCCTTTGCCCCCTTTTTTGCGGATCCGGCAAACTACCGCCCGCCCCAGGGGGGCGAAAGCCTGCAAAGCCTGATGGCGCGCACAGGCGCGTTTGCGGCCGAGATGCTGGCGCGGCATGCGGGGCAAACGGTGCTGGCGGCCAGCCACGGCGCTGCGCTGCACGCGCTGCTGACCTGCGCGCTCAGGCGGCCCATGAGCGAGTTCTGGGCTGTGAACCTGGACAACTGCTGCGTGGCGGTGCTGGAGAGCAGCGGCGGGCCCTTCCATTTAAAAGAGGTGCTCGGCAAGGCGGACGCCGGGTATGCGGAAAAGTATTTGAAATGAGCGGCGCAAAATTTTTTAAGCTGTGACAGATGCAGCTGGGCTTTGCGGCCCTGCCCCCAAAAGAAAATGGGAAAAAGAGAGCCTGTGCCCGGCCGATGGCCTTGAAAGGCCCGGCGGCGGGCAGGAAATTTGGGTTGAAAGGCCCCCGCGGCGCGGCGGGCCCGGTTTTGTGCACCCTTTTGGGAGGGCAGCCCAGCGGACGGAGGAGGCGCGAGCCCGTGGATATGATGCAAAAACTCACGATTTTGGCCGACAGCGCCAAATACGACGTTGCCTGCACCTCCAGCGGGGTGGACCGGCAGGGCAAGGCGGGGAGCATTGGAAGCGCCAGCGCGCCGGGCATCTGCCATGCCTTTTCGGCGGACGGGCGCTGTGTGAGCCTTTTGAAGGTGCTGATGACCAATGTGTGCGCCTATGACTGCGCATATTGCGTGAACCGGAGCTCAAACGATGTGCCCCGCGCGGTTTTTACACCGGGGGAACTGGCGGAGCTGACCATCCAGTTTTACCGGCGCAATTATATTGAGGGGCTGTTTTTGTCCAGCGCGGTGCTGGTGAACCCGGATTATACCACCGAGCGCATGATCCAGACCCTGGAACTGCTGCGGGGGCACTACCGCTTCCGGGGGTATATCCATGCCAAGGCGATCCCCGGGGCGGACCCGCTGCTGATCCAGCGGCTGGGCCTTCTGGCCGACCGGATGAGCGTGAACATTGAACTGCCCAGCGCCCAGAGCCTGGGGCTTTTGGCGCCGGACAAGGGCAAACAGGCGATCCTGGCGCCCATGAAGCAGATCGCGCTGGGCCAAAAACAGAACAAGCAGGAGCTTGCCCTTTACAAAAGCACCCCCAGGTTTGCGCCCGCGGGGCAGAGCACCCAGATGATCGTGGGCGCGAGCCCGGAGAGCGACCGCCAGATTTTAAAGCTCACCGAAGGGCTGTACCGCAAATATGAATTGCGGCGGGTGTTTTTTTCGGCCTATATTCCGGTGGCGGCGGACGCGCGCCTGCCTGCGCTGAACACCGAGCCGCCGCTTTTGCGGGAGCACCGGCTGTATCAGGCGGATTGGCTGCTTCGCTATTATCATTTTCAGGCGGACGAGATTTTGGATGAGGAAAACCCGAACTTCGACCCCTGCCTCGACCCCAAATGCAACTGGGCCATCCACCATTTGGATCAGTTCCCGGTGGACGTGAACCGGGCGGAGCCCGAGCGGCTGCTGCGGGTGCCGGGCATCGGCCCGCGCAGCGCAAAACGGATCGCGACCGCGCGGCGGGCCGGGGCGCTGGGGCTTGCGGAGCTCAAGCGCATAGGGGTGGTGCTGAAGCGCGCGCAGTACTTTATCA
This window of the Oscillospiraceae bacterium genome carries:
- a CDS encoding AbrB family transcriptional regulator, coding for MVKSTGIIRKVDELGRVVLPIGTRRAFDIDEKDSLEILVDRDNGHIILKKATKMCLKCGATEDLKELKPGCYLCDACIKELKQDNRQ
- a CDS encoding Xaa-Pro aminopeptidase — translated: MKTTNEKIALLRQAMQAAGANACLIPSSDPHASEYLPDHWAARSYFSGFTGSVGTLVVTESASALWADGRYFIQAGRQLAGSEVQLQRIGVEGVPTVEEYLAAALSEGQVLALDGMVTPTATVQSLQKALAEKGAVIKSVDLVEGNWEGRPPVPATPAFLLDVKYAGLSAGEKLARLRAALAEQKAGAMVVTRLDSVAWLLNLRASDIDCTPFALAFCFVTPDDAMLFMDAGRLPAEAAAALGAQGVRVMDYEKLLGTLTGYHHDHTVLVDTAGTNWAIYTALQSNPCFTLAEGCDPVQALKAVKNPTEIENLKAAHAKDGVAMVRFAIWLEAELAAGRTVTEVDVEQILLKLRAAQELNQGASFDTIAAYGANAAMMHYHATPGSCSALQPKGFLLVDCGGQYLDGTTDITRTYALGELTENERTYYTYVLKSHIDMAKLQFLAGCTGGNLDIIARAPVWAHGIDYRCGTGHGVGFFGGVHEGPHNLRITNNVVFKPGMLVTDEPGIYEEGEVGIRIENELVCVEREKNQYGQFLGFEAVTYCPIDLAPVRAELLDESEKAWLNAFHQTVYDTLAPRLTAPERAWLAEKTKALA
- a CDS encoding radical SAM protein → MEGAIPRVPAKHILSPYQKNGWFGSGYTMNLYRGCCHGCIYCDSRSACYGVQDFDTVHAKENALALLEADLRSARRHGVVLTGSMGDPYNPFEPAERLTHGALNLFCRYGFGAVVLTKSDLVLNDLGLLLRLGEREPVAVMFSITALDDELCRQVEPHAPPTSARLAALRELCAAGVLCGVVLTPILPFLEDTPGNVTGIVRAAARAGAAYCYVGGPGDFGVTQRTGQREYFHAELARRFPGMETRYKRAFGSKYFCASPRALELQAAFEAACREEGLEWRLPRIEGLIKGAEPSQMTFL
- a CDS encoding repressor — translated: MFQERLKELRKEKGYSQKVLAARLGVSQQAVGKWETGRSSPDPATLARLAALLESSVDSLLGIGAVEQPSAVQRFFGGYEESPIPVVGTVRAGYGALAFEEDYGVEYARVKDPSNYFYLVVKGDSMEPRIQDGDLALVHRQPTLENGDLGVMVFGEGEGTLKKFIQRGNAVILQPFNPRYEAKVIRGEELDQLFIAGKVVETKAKW
- a CDS encoding alpha-ribazole phosphatase; the encoded protein is MPLTRLYLIRHGQTDWNVRAALQGRTDIALNDTGRAQAREARALLQGVRFDAVYSSPLSRAVETAALVSGWERGAIQTDERLTEIAFGPWEGRESRGLGPAFAPFFADPANYRPPQGGESLQSLMARTGAFAAEMLARHAGQTVLAASHGAALHALLTCALRRPMSEFWAVNLDNCCVAVLESSGGPFHLKEVLGKADAGYAEKYLK
- a CDS encoding putative DNA modification/repair radical SAM protein — translated: MDMMQKLTILADSAKYDVACTSSGVDRQGKAGSIGSASAPGICHAFSADGRCVSLLKVLMTNVCAYDCAYCVNRSSNDVPRAVFTPGELAELTIQFYRRNYIEGLFLSSAVLVNPDYTTERMIQTLELLRGHYRFRGYIHAKAIPGADPLLIQRLGLLADRMSVNIELPSAQSLGLLAPDKGKQAILAPMKQIALGQKQNKQELALYKSTPRFAPAGQSTQMIVGASPESDRQILKLTEGLYRKYELRRVFFSAYIPVAADARLPALNTEPPLLREHRLYQADWLLRYYHFQADEILDEENPNFDPCLDPKCNWAIHHLDQFPVDVNRAEPERLLRVPGIGPRSAKRIATARRAGALGLAELKRIGVVLKRAQYFITCKGFTGASGGGSRHRIAAALLDPRVFSAQGEQLSLFAAPLAKQLAGAGAAPELAAAAAREEAVKCIASRM